Proteins encoded in a region of the Chelonoidis abingdonii isolate Lonesome George chromosome 2, CheloAbing_2.0, whole genome shotgun sequence genome:
- the CFAP418 gene encoding cilia- and flagella-associated protein 418, translated as MAEDLDALLDEVETKFCRLQALGAVGKRDRGGGEEAAGERDRSAKILTKAVVDEEDIDDIIKDIIDESSFSKKPMKLKSKSASPTSERNSVSIQAHGKSCCPVYLGGSSTPRGIGTNISQRTCDQLRCTACDFHVSHYNDYQWDKSCDYLFFRNNMPELSKLRAKMIKKKGSRAYACQCSWRSIDELTDLRTDRQLRWVCGKHVE; from the exons ATGGCGGAGGATCTGGACGCGCTGCTGGACGAAGTGGAGACCAAGTTCTGCCGCCTACAGGCGCTGGGGGCGGTCGGGAAAAGAGACCGCGGCGGAGGCGAGGAGGCGGCCGGGGAGAGGGACAG ATCAGCTAAAATACTAACCAAGGCTGTCGTTGATGAAGAGGACATAGATGACATAATTAAAGATATCATTGATGAAAGCAGTTTTTCCAAAAAACCTATG AAACTGAAATCTAAATCTGCAAGTCCCACATCTGAAAGAAATAGTGTTTCCATTCAGGCTCATGGTAAAAG CTGTTGTCCAGTGTATCTTGGTGGAAGCTCTACACCACGTGGTATAGGAACAAATATTTCACAGAG AACATGTGATCAGCTACGTTGTACTGCCTGTGACTTCCATGTGTCTCATTACAATGACTACCAATGGGATAAGTCATGTGATTATCTCTTTTTCAG GAATAACATGCCTGAACTCAGTAAATTAAGAGCAAAGATGATAAAGAAGAAGGGATCACGAGCTTATGCTTGTCAGTGCAGCTGGAGATCCATTGATGAACTAACTGACCTCCGAACAGACCGGCAGCTTCGTTGGGTCTGTGGTAAACATGTAGAATGA